The Anolis sagrei isolate rAnoSag1 chromosome Y, rAnoSag1.mat, whole genome shotgun sequence genome contains a region encoding:
- the LOC137095722 gene encoding zinc finger CCCH domain-containing protein 4-like: MAVESPSVPPPPSSSSPHSSPPSPSPAAAALHSHQHQGSSPGHGGARPLQQQHHHLLLHGPGPDEREDGELEEGELEDDGGEEPNEASESHEKNRKEKTEKHHSDSDEEKSHRRKRKRRKEREKEKRRSKKKRKSKHKRHASSSDDFSDYSDDSDFSPSEKVHRKYREYSPVYPPPHQPYSSSHGGPKKGYSKMESKNYPMYDDYDNEGYCDYEGDDDDLGKEEYDDFAKELNQYRRAKEGSHRSRGSRGRGRGYRGRGRGGMRGRGMGRGSRGRGRDHPDDDDEEMFDEEMEYCEGEEPMGEEEYDDYSKELNQYRRSKEGRGRGMGRGRGHSRGRGGKGMGRGRGHRGRGMGKGMNDDDDYYDEDMGDGGGNYRRNDHDKSHQSDKKGKVICKYFVEGRCTWGEHCNFSHDIELPKKRELCKFYITGYCARAENCPYMHGDFPCKLFHTTGNCINGDDCMFSHDPLTDETRELLDKMLADDAEAGAEDEKEVEELKKQGINPLPKPPPGVGLLPTPPRPSGPPAPTSPNGRAMPGGPPAPPPPPPPIPPPGPPQIPPPTLEPLSPQQLQQQQDMFKKIPSLFEIVVRPTGQLAEKLGVRHPDMSPSRFPSDMPADILPDMLPDMCPDVCPDMPMGPGMNSGPPMGPGPPVPPFGPEEMPSCPPAPDFYDNFYQHSEGLEMDPGMMGSTGEGYGNYEEMHELPGENIFPDPTIEPDSFGEGGSSSRQQKPPTNIPDFLPSTQRALYMRIHHKQQEEEERARRQTDGCKQERDHEEGDTGNWYSSDEDEGSISVSSILKTLRQQSSNKPHEDASGNAGPASGRSDPRLQKGQQAGSGRPADPRLLRDPRLSRNLDPSAPSGAGDAGPTDPRLARHIPPSAPKPDPLHSSPSSTVQKSILEEEEGERALRDKPVTIPLEPLPNHTLRDPRCQLQQFSHIKKDVVLIMPNFARMVLWSPEDLIPLPVPKQDFVPVPAPLQSLPALDPRLNRPQSASLSDPRQRGAAAAAAPVEPSASSSLPDFELLSRILKTVNAAGGSPGQSDKPSDPRTRKAPSDPRLLKASEQALPGSSKPSEASAPAVAPVSDSETTPSIAPYDPRLLTAGGLSRSTGQSSVLSGISLYDPRTPGSASKAAESSGEGGSAAKGPDNSSKGSKGKEPLFIRRSALDQLEAEWPSAEPATDRYNSYNRPRPKPATASSTAGATSTTATASEAASQPGVHNLPVPPIYGMVKQASKSGSGSPFAGNSPAQEGAEVQDAGSLKDVFKGFDPTASPFCQ; this comes from the exons GGAGGATGGGGAGCTGGAAGAAGGGGAACTGGAAGATGATGGAGGTGAGGAGCCGAACGAGGCTTCAGAGTCACATGAAAAGAATCGGAAGGAAAAAACAGAGAAGCATCACAGTGACTCAGATGAAGAGAAGAGTCACCGGAGAAAAAGGAAACGACGGAAAGAGCGGGAGAAAGAGAAGCGAAGATCAAAAAAGAAACGGAAATCCAAGCACAAG CGCCATGCTTCCTCCAGTGATGACTTCTCAGACTATAGTGATGACTCTGACTTTAGCCCGAGTGAAAAAGTCCACAGGAAATATAGAGAATACAGTCCTGTCTACCCCCCG CCCCACCAGCCATACTCATCGTCTCACGGTGGCCCCAAAAAGGGGTATTCTAAAATGGAGAGCAAGAATTACCCCATGTATGACGATTATGATAACGAAGGGTATTGTGACTAtgagggtgatgatgatgacctgGGAAAAGAAGAGTATGATGATTTTGCAAAGGAACTGAACCAATACCGAAGGGCGAAGGAAGGGTCACATAGAAGTCGAG GTAGTCGTGGCCGAGGTCGAGGTTACCGCGGACGTGGAAGAGGAGGAATGCGAGGCCGAGGCATGGGGAGGGGCAGCCGTGGCAGGGGGAGAGATCACCCCGATGACGATGATGAGGAAATGTTTGACGAGGAAATGGAG TACTGTGAAGGAGAAGAGCCCATGGGTGAGGAAGAATATGATGACTATTCCAAAGAACTGAACCAGTATCGCAGAAGCAAGGAAGGCCGAGGCAGAG GCATGGGTCGTGGCCGAGGTCATTCAAGAGGGCGAGGAGGCAAAGGAATGGGCCGTGGAAGAGGCCACCGTGGCAGAGGCATGGGCAAAggaatgaatgatgatgatgactactaCGATGAAGATATGGGG GATGGTGGTGGGAATTACAGGCGGAACGACCATGATAAATCTCACCAATCAGATAAGAAAGGAAAAGTGATCTGCAAATATTTTGTGGAGGGAAGATGTACCTGG GGGGAACACTGCaatttcagccatgatattgagCTACCAAAGAAGCGGGAATTGTGTAAATTCTACATCACTGGTTACTGTGCCAGAGCTGAGAATTGTCCTTACATGCATG GGGACTTCCCTTGTAAGCTGTTCCATACAACTGGAAATTGCATCAATGGTGATGACTGCATGTTTTCCCATGACCCACTTACAGATGAGACACGAGAGCTGCTGGATAAG ATGTTGGCAGATGATGCTGAAGCAGGAGCAGAAGATGAGAAGGAAGTAGAGGAGCTCAAGAAACAAGGCATCAACCCTTTACCCAAACCACCTCCTGGAGTAGGACTTCTGCCCACTCCTCCTCGACCCTCGGGACCACCAGCGCCAACATCTCCCAATGGCCGGGCAATGCCCGGAGGCCCACCTGCTCCTCCACCCCCACCGCCACCTATTCCGCCCCCAGGGCCACCACAGATACCACCTCCAACCCTTGAGCCGCTTTCACCTCAGCAGCTGCAGCAACAGCAGGACATGTTTAAGAAGATCCCCTCACTGTTTGAGATTGTTGTGAGACCCACAGGGCAGTTGGCGGAGAAACTGGGAGTGAG GCATCCAGATATGTCTCCCTCTCGGTTTCCTTCAGACATGCCTGCAGACATTCTTCCAGACATGCTTCCCGACATGTGCCCGGACGTTTGTCCTGACATGCCAATGGGTCCCGGGATGAACTCTGGCCCTCCAATGGGCCCTGGACCCCCAGTGCCGCCTTTTGGTCCTGAGGAGATGCCTTCCTGTCCACCTGCACCAGATTTCTATGACAACTTCTACCAGCATTCAGAAGGTTTGGAGATGGATCCTGGCATGATGGGTAGTACAG GGGAGGGTTATGGCAACTATGAGGAAATGCATGAATTGCCAGGAGAGAATATCTTCCCTGACCCCACCATCGAGCCGGATTCTTTTGGTGAAGGCGGGAGTAGCTCAAGACAGCAGAAACCTCCCACCAACATCCCCGACTTCCTCCCATCCACCCAGAGGGCCCTGTACATGCGCATCCACCATAagcaacaggaggaggaagaaagagctcGGCGGCAGACCGATGGTTGCAAACAGGAACGGGACCACGAAGAAG GTGATACTGGCAATTGGTATTCCAGTGATGAAGACGAGGGTAGCATCAGTGTCAGCTCCATCTTGAAGACGTTGCGGCAACAAAGTTCCAACAAGCCCCATGAAGATGCCTCTGGGAATGCTGGTCCAGCCTCAGGCAGGAGTGACCCTCGACTCCAAAAGGGCCAGCAGGCGGGAAGTGGCCGGCCGGCTGACCCTCGCCTTCTGCGTGATCCCAGGCTTTCGCGCAACCTGGATCCCTCAGCTCCATCTGGGGCTGGAGACGCAGGGCCAACTGACCCAAGACTGGCCCGGCACATTCCTCCCTCTGCCCCCAAACCAGACCCATTGCATTCCAGCCCCAGCTCTACTGTTCAGAAATCTAttctggaggaagaggaaggggaaagggccCTCAGGGACAAGCCAGTCACAATCCCCTTGGAGCCACTGCCCAATCATACCCTCAGGGACCCACGCTGCCAGTTACAGCAGTTCAGCCACATCAAGAAAGATGTGGTCCTGATTATGCCCAATTTTGCCCGCATGGTCCTATGGAGCCCTGAGGATCTCATCCCGCTGCCTGTTCCCAAACAGGACTTTGTCCCTGTCCCTGCCCCTCTCCAGTCTCTGCCTGCTCTTGACCCTCGCTTAAACCGGCCTCAGAGTGCCAGCCTCTCTGATCCCAGGCAGCGTggggcggcagcagcagcggctCCAGTGGAGCCTTCAGCCAGTTCCAGCCTCCCAGACTTTGAGCTGCTCTCCAGGATACTGAAGACAGTCAACGCAGCAGGGGGCAGTCCTGGCCAGAGCGACAAGCCAAGCGATCCCCGGACACGGAAGGCCCCCTCTGACCCCAGGCTCCTCAAAGCATCTGAGCAGGCGTTGCCAGGGTCCTCAAAGCCCTCTGAAGCCAGCGCCCCGGCAGTTGCTCCTGTTTCCGATTCTGAAACAACACCTAGCATCGCTCCTTATGACCCCCGCCTGCTGACTGCCGGAGGGCTCAGCAGGAGCACTGGCCAAAGCAGTGTCCTCAGTGGGATCAGCCTCTACGACCCCCGGACTCCTGGCTCGGCCAGCAAGGCTGCTGAGTCCTCTGGAGAGGGGGGCTCAGCTGCCAAGGGACCCGATAACAGCAGTAAAGGCAGCAAAGGGAAGGAGCCCCTGTTTATCCGTCGGTCGGCCCTGGATCAGTTGGAGGCGGAATGGCCTAGTGCAGAACCTGCCACTGACCGCTACAATAGCTACAATCGGCCACGACCCAAGCCTGCGACAGCTTCCTCCACTGCTGGTGCCACCTCGACCACCGCAACTGCCTCAGAAGCTGCCTCACAGCCTGGTGTCCACAACCTCCCTGTTCCACCCATCTATGGCATGGTGAAGCAGGCCTCCAAGTCTGGGTCGGGCAGCCCCTTTGCGGGGAACAGCCCTGCCCAAGAGGGTGCCGAGGTGCAGGACGCAGGCTCCTTAAAGGACGTTTTTAAAGGCTTTGACCCAACCGCCTCCCCGTTCTGCCAGTAG